One genomic region from Bombus terrestris chromosome 15, iyBomTerr1.2, whole genome shotgun sequence encodes:
- the LOC100646158 gene encoding myophilin — protein sequence MPARNKEQETEVMVWIEAVLGEKLPPGNYEDILKDGVILCKLINKLAPGSVKKIQAKGTNFQLMENVQRFQAAIKEYGVPQEEIFQTADLFERRNIPQVTLCLYALGRITQKHPEYNGPRLGPKMAEENKRIFTEDQLRASEGQLNLQMGYNKGASQAGHGGFGNTRHM from the exons atgcCG GCCCGAAACAAGGAACAAGAGACTGAAGTTATGGTCTGGATCGAAGCTGTTTTAGGAGAAAAACTTCCACCTGGAAACTACGAGGATATTCTCAAAGATGGGGTCATCCTGTGCAAGCTTATCAATAAATTGGCGCCTGGCTCGGTGAAGAAGATTCAGGCTAAGGGAACCAACTTCCAGCTTATGGAAAACGTTCAaag ATTTCAAGCAGCCATTAAAGAATATGGTGTCCCACAAGAAGAAATCTTTCAGACAGCTGACCTCTTCGAAAGACGCAATATCCCACAAGTTACATTATGTCTCTATGCCCTTGGAAGAATT ACGCAGAAGCATCCGGAATATAATGGACCGCGTCTAGGACCAAAAATGGCtgaagaaaataagagaatattCACGGAAGACCAACTTCGAGCCAGCGAGGGCCAGCTCAATTTGCAGATGGGTTACAACAAAGGAGCCAGTCAAGCTGGTCACGGTGGATTCGGCAACACTCGACACATGTAA